A portion of the Pseudomonas synxantha BG33R genome contains these proteins:
- a CDS encoding multidrug effflux MFS transporter, whose translation MHLALLLGLITAVGPFAIDIYLPALPTLGASLGASPAAVQMSLTVFFMVIGVCQLFYGPISDVFGRKLPIYAGLVIFAVGSIGCALAPTIEVLIGFRAIQAFGACAGMVIPRAIVRDLYTGHEAARLMALLMLVMSVSPILAPLAGSLVISIWSWREVFAVLAVVAVLCLVMTIVQLPETHPAERRLGKTLGNAFGSYGALLRDPVFTGLSVVCGFGLATFFVFIGSAPFVYIEYFGLTPTQFSLCFALNAASFFAMSQLTARLSARFGLAPLIRWSVVAVATVMALLAATTFWGDSLSLMMGLLFVGFGFLGLLLPAAGVLSLEDHGAVAGSASALLGAIQMVTAAVSMTLVGVFADHTPAPMLIGIALCALAAMLTTLWTLRRLPAHLASSVPPSS comes from the coding sequence ATGCATCTCGCCCTGCTGCTGGGCTTGATCACCGCCGTCGGCCCGTTTGCCATCGACATCTACCTGCCCGCGCTGCCAACCCTGGGCGCAAGCCTTGGGGCCTCACCGGCGGCGGTGCAGATGAGCCTCACCGTGTTTTTCATGGTCATTGGTGTGTGCCAGTTGTTCTACGGGCCGATCAGCGATGTGTTCGGGCGCAAACTGCCGATTTATGCGGGTTTGGTGATCTTTGCCGTTGGCAGTATCGGCTGCGCATTGGCGCCGACCATCGAAGTATTGATTGGATTTCGTGCCATACAGGCGTTCGGTGCCTGTGCGGGGATGGTGATCCCGCGGGCGATCGTGCGCGACCTGTACACCGGCCATGAGGCAGCGCGCCTGATGGCTTTGCTGATGCTGGTGATGAGTGTTTCGCCAATCCTCGCGCCGCTGGCCGGCAGCCTGGTGATTTCGATCTGGAGTTGGCGCGAAGTATTTGCTGTGCTGGCGGTGGTCGCCGTGCTGTGCCTGGTCATGACCATCGTGCAACTACCGGAAACCCACCCGGCCGAACGCCGTTTGGGCAAGACCCTGGGCAATGCATTCGGCAGTTATGGAGCGCTGTTGCGCGACCCGGTATTCACCGGGTTATCGGTGGTGTGCGGGTTTGGTCTTGCGACCTTCTTTGTATTTATCGGCAGCGCGCCCTTCGTATACATCGAATATTTCGGCCTGACACCGACGCAGTTCAGCCTGTGTTTTGCCCTCAACGCCGCCTCGTTTTTTGCCATGAGCCAACTGACCGCACGCCTGAGCGCACGGTTTGGTCTGGCGCCGCTTATTCGTTGGTCGGTGGTCGCAGTAGCCACGGTCATGGCCCTGTTGGCAGCCACCACATTCTGGGGTGATAGCCTGTCCTTGATGATGGGCCTGCTGTTTGTCGGGTTCGGTTTTCTCGGCCTGTTGCTGCCGGCGGCAGGTGTGCTGTCGCTGGAAGATCATGGCGCGGTGGCAGGCTCTGCATCTGCCTTGCTTGGCGCGATCCAGATGGTTACCGCGGCCGTTTCGATGACCCTGGTGGGCGTGTTCGCCGACCATACTCCTGCACCGATGTTGATCGGCATTGCGCTATGTGCGCTTGCCGCGATGCTC